One genomic region from Leptolyngbyaceae cyanobacterium JSC-12 encodes:
- a CDS encoding hypothetical protein (IMG reference gene:2510093700) has protein sequence MKLLLDQGLPLSAAALLRDAGYAVEFAQIHCQKLLVILQLGEGEGLVVFTLSRLA, from the coding sequence ATGAAACTGTTGCTTGATCAGGGATTACCACTCTCTGCGGCAGCATTATTGCGCGATGCAGGATACGCAGTTGAATTTGCCCAAATCCATTGCCAGAAGCTTCTTGTTATTCTCCAACTGGGAGAGGGTGAGGGTTTGGTTGTCTTTACTCTCTCACGGCTTGCATAG
- a CDS encoding hypothetical protein (IMG reference gene:2510093695), whose product MQSDARQTDVPRKPSLNNTAPEDSLYRVILRNSIWLLGILTWLFGVFDRVYAIVIGEMFTLANIAQLLTVVVLFGGWLYLKPEDGTHNSDSVAFQDHTASPDWQQSHYMGTAQARMSELHHYHLVGQEYVLPFPYLCQIYHLLNLKHLETVHNFSLNNLRILDVKHFQPTAIGGKLQFQTVLESPLNILRFWRQAIVEVELTLHTPFTVELQIPVRDRKFINVIFNVLPLTQGEHKFFVDIYSNLPWPKPFLRFLLQFATSLTLLEDLPYLRQLAALKQHNLMRSSHPADSIQGTHHMMQLFYRYVDLYSALSCLEPAGKLLPDNSSQSAVAGG is encoded by the coding sequence ATGCAAAGTGATGCGCGTCAGACGGATGTCCCACGTAAACCGTCTTTAAACAACACAGCTCCAGAAGACTCGCTCTATCGAGTCATTCTTAGAAATAGTATCTGGCTGTTGGGAATCTTGACCTGGCTTTTCGGAGTTTTCGATCGTGTTTACGCTATCGTCATTGGCGAAATGTTTACACTGGCGAACATTGCCCAACTTCTGACAGTTGTTGTCTTATTTGGAGGCTGGCTATACTTGAAGCCTGAGGATGGCACCCACAATAGCGACAGCGTTGCCTTCCAGGATCATACTGCTTCACCAGATTGGCAGCAATCGCACTATATGGGGACTGCTCAAGCTCGAATGTCGGAGCTTCATCATTACCACTTGGTGGGTCAAGAGTATGTGCTACCGTTTCCATACCTGTGTCAAATTTATCATTTGCTGAATTTGAAGCATTTGGAAACAGTCCACAATTTCAGTCTCAACAATCTCAGGATTCTGGATGTTAAACACTTTCAGCCTACTGCCATTGGTGGCAAACTTCAATTCCAAACAGTCCTGGAATCTCCGCTTAATATTTTGCGTTTCTGGCGGCAAGCCATAGTCGAGGTCGAACTCACTCTTCACACGCCTTTCACGGTTGAATTGCAGATTCCAGTTCGCGATCGCAAGTTTATTAATGTCATCTTTAATGTGTTGCCTCTGACGCAGGGAGAACACAAGTTCTTTGTAGACATTTACAGCAATTTACCCTGGCCTAAGCCCTTCCTCCGCTTCCTGCTACAATTTGCCACAAGTTTGACTCTATTAGAGGACTTACCTTATTTGCGTCAGCTTGCAGCCTTAAAACAGCACAATTTGATGCGTTCAAGTCATCCTGCCGATTCTATTCAAGGTACTCACCACATGATGCAGCTTTTTTATCGCTACGTCGATCTTTATAGCGCATTGTCATGCTTAGAACCTGCCGGGAAGTTGCTACCTGATAATAGCTCTCAAAGTGCAGTGGCAGGAGGTTAA
- a CDS encoding hypothetical protein (IMG reference gene:2510093699): protein MQYFHGTLAAAKQGLRTMALLWNFHPYIRKVRAMDPYSMSPIEDLNGFRYHENLVTQFPPVAIAPIGISTEPTEVGNHTNYKIKN, encoded by the coding sequence ATGCAGTACTTCCACGGCACCCTTGCTGCGGCCAAGCAGGGATTACGGACAATGGCATTGCTGTGGAACTTCCATCCCTACATCCGTAAAGTCCGTGCAATGGATCCCTATTCAATGTCTCCGATTGAAGACCTCAACGGGTTTCGTTATCACGAGAATTTGGTTACGCAATTTCCTCCCGTTGCCATAGCCCCAATTGGGATCTCAACCGAACCGACCGAAGTTGGTAATCACACCAATTACAAGATTAAAAATTAG
- a CDS encoding 4-hydroxybenzoate polyprenyltransferase-like prenyltransferase (IMG reference gene:2510093694~PFAM: UbiA prenyltransferase family) produces MMFKSLQFQPVRFKYTVFQRLFSLSLECLVYPSIWVALGLASLTYFVQTTLNFPADWRPIALIFAMALIPYNLDRIVDSYVQTIPDPKIQGYFRSRGVFILLAIAILVAGILLFLAPTAVRRVSLGGFVPLVYGIPLLPIRQQNRTRWYRLKDIPGAKAWIVDCVLTYAVVAVPLAYAGAAVDRTVVLLIGFLLVFIGTNSHLFDVRDLDSDRQKGVQTLPVLIGIRGTRVVLTTLNLLLILLMTWSWTTPLPSLSPGIVVPSILVNLLAIWTLSPTMSRNVYDVVLDGGLFLPSLLVWIRSLMP; encoded by the coding sequence ATGATGTTTAAATCTTTGCAGTTCCAACCCGTTCGGTTCAAGTACACAGTCTTTCAGCGACTTTTCAGCCTCAGCCTGGAGTGTTTAGTTTATCCCAGTATCTGGGTTGCTCTGGGACTGGCTTCTCTAACATATTTTGTCCAGACAACCCTCAATTTCCCAGCGGATTGGCGACCGATCGCCCTGATTTTTGCGATGGCACTGATCCCTTACAACCTAGATCGCATTGTGGATTCCTATGTTCAAACGATTCCCGATCCAAAAATTCAGGGTTATTTCCGCAGTCGTGGTGTTTTTATCCTGCTGGCGATCGCTATCCTGGTCGCTGGAATCTTGCTGTTTCTGGCACCGACGGCTGTTCGACGTGTCAGTCTTGGAGGATTTGTACCTTTGGTCTATGGCATTCCCCTCTTGCCAATCCGACAGCAAAATAGAACTCGCTGGTATCGTCTCAAAGATATCCCAGGTGCCAAAGCCTGGATCGTTGATTGCGTGCTGACTTATGCTGTTGTGGCAGTCCCTCTGGCTTACGCTGGTGCTGCTGTAGATCGGACTGTAGTTTTATTGATTGGATTTTTGCTGGTCTTTATTGGTACAAACTCCCATCTATTTGATGTGCGAGATCTGGACTCCGATCGACAGAAGGGTGTTCAAACCTTGCCAGTCTTAATTGGAATCAGGGGAACTCGCGTTGTGTTAACCACACTCAACTTGCTGCTCATCCTACTCATGACTTGGTCATGGACAACTCCGCTCCCATCTCTCTCACCAGGAATCGTAGTACCGAGTATTCTGGTCAATCTGCTAGCCATCTGGACGTTAAGCCCAACAATGTCTCGCAATGTTTACGATGTCGTACTGGATGGCGGATTATTTTTGCCCAGTCTGTTGGTCTGGATCAGGAGCCTGATGCCGTGA
- a CDS encoding Zn-dependent protease (IMG reference gene:2510093698~PFAM: CBS domain; Peptidase family M50) has product MSNIRIGSLFGIPFYINPSWFLVLGLVTLSYGSGLAAQFPSLPAGLAWGLGLLTALLLFSSVLAHELGHSFVALKQGIGVNSITLFLFGGLASLEKESETPADAFWVAIAGPLVSLLIAVSVASVAGFTGISGALAAILKVLASVNLALALFNLIPGLPLDGGNILKALVWKLTGNPYRGIQFAGRVGQAFGWVAIASGLLPIFWSGGGVNFWNVLIGWFLLQNAGQAAQYATVQDRLAGLTAADAVVAESPIVEASQTLRAFADQQVLSQRNWRKFLVTDGAGQLLGTITVDDLKLIPSERWADTAVQSLVMPLASSLTVESDRPLLDVVKFLEEHKLDAISVVRANGVLVGLLEKTAIIQLLQNGKLVTPALAS; this is encoded by the coding sequence ATGAGTAACATTCGTATCGGGAGTTTGTTCGGCATCCCGTTTTACATCAACCCATCCTGGTTCCTAGTGTTGGGATTAGTAACGTTGAGTTATGGTTCGGGTCTGGCGGCTCAATTCCCATCTCTACCTGCGGGTCTTGCCTGGGGATTGGGATTGCTTACAGCGCTGCTGTTGTTCAGTTCTGTGCTGGCCCATGAGTTGGGTCATAGCTTTGTGGCATTGAAACAAGGCATTGGCGTGAATTCCATTACGCTGTTTTTGTTTGGTGGATTAGCCAGTCTAGAAAAAGAGTCAGAAACACCTGCAGATGCCTTTTGGGTGGCGATCGCAGGTCCATTAGTGAGTCTATTGATCGCAGTGAGTGTGGCATCGGTTGCCGGTTTCACTGGGATTTCTGGAGCACTAGCAGCCATTCTAAAAGTGCTGGCTTCTGTTAACCTGGCTCTAGCTCTGTTTAACCTGATTCCAGGACTCCCCCTCGATGGTGGCAACATTTTAAAGGCGTTGGTCTGGAAGCTAACCGGCAATCCTTACAGAGGAATTCAGTTTGCCGGACGAGTGGGTCAAGCGTTTGGCTGGGTGGCGATCGCGTCAGGGTTACTACCTATCTTCTGGTCTGGTGGGGGAGTAAATTTCTGGAATGTATTGATCGGTTGGTTTTTGCTACAAAATGCTGGGCAAGCAGCGCAATACGCTACGGTACAAGATCGGCTAGCAGGACTGACTGCAGCCGATGCTGTAGTTGCCGAAAGTCCCATTGTGGAAGCCTCTCAAACTCTACGGGCATTTGCTGATCAGCAGGTTTTAAGTCAGCGAAACTGGCGCAAGTTTCTTGTGACAGATGGTGCTGGACAACTGCTGGGCACAATCACTGTGGATGACCTGAAACTGATTCCCAGTGAGCGTTGGGCAGACACCGCCGTGCAATCCCTGGTGATGCCGTTGGCATCTTCTCTAACTGTGGAGAGCGATCGTCCTTTGTTAGATGTGGTGAAGTTCTTGGAAGAACACAAACTCGATGCCATATCAGTGGTGCGAGCCAATGGTGTTCTGGTCGGGTTACTGGAGAAAACCGCCATTATTCAACTGCTGCAAAATGGGAAATTAGTAACCCCAGCTCTGGCATCGTAA
- a CDS encoding tetratricopeptide repeat protein (IMG reference gene:2510093704~PFAM: Tetratricopeptide repeat) translates to MSDEAAAKKTEADGLVSQGFLSSSPVFRSFQSTSSMQHSINSLQRALILYQDVDVRKAFPQESRKGEADALFNLHLPYQTLGRHQDAIAYLQQASAIYREIRDREGEAKSLETLGLLYSDLQQHQQAIEYLTQAAEVYRLFDADQECNVLNHLGVTYLMSGQPKEATWNYERATEVAKQLGSIDKQLIPLRNLAGVYSNQGDYAQAKAYCEQALRLARQTSEPREEAKTLYTLGQLHYKHNQVQLSINFLQQALAAFRQSGDKVSELATLADLGTAYSHLGEHSQAIAVFQQAIAIAQENGNHQAQLDCSYHLAEAYFAAAQYVRAIEIYQQLLSYAQTQGDLQLEAGMLLSLGTSYSRLNQAAQAYECYQKALPIYRSLGERRGEANCWKNLAMYYASQKQYNRVLESIQQALDIYRDIGDRPYQIQCLGDIAATYFSLEQPQNAIAPLQQELTVIREVSDRRAEIDALARLGMAHLGLGQLQQALQALQQALEISRAMGDREFEFKLQGLITTFSKAQQQSSKSRQRWQFWR, encoded by the coding sequence ATGTCTGATGAAGCGGCGGCGAAGAAGACAGAGGCGGATGGTTTAGTTTCACAGGGGTTTCTTAGTTCAAGCCCGGTTTTTCGTTCCTTTCAGTCCACAAGCTCAATGCAACATAGCATCAATTCTTTGCAACGAGCGTTAATACTCTATCAGGACGTTGATGTTCGTAAGGCATTTCCCCAGGAAAGTCGCAAAGGTGAGGCGGATGCTTTGTTTAATCTTCACCTTCCATATCAGACATTAGGACGACATCAGGATGCGATCGCTTATTTACAGCAGGCGAGCGCTATCTACAGAGAAATTCGGGATCGGGAAGGTGAGGCAAAATCATTGGAGACCCTGGGATTACTCTATTCGGACTTACAACAACATCAGCAAGCGATTGAGTACCTGACTCAGGCTGCTGAGGTGTACCGCTTGTTCGATGCAGATCAAGAATGCAACGTCCTCAACCATTTGGGTGTGACGTATTTGATGTCTGGTCAACCGAAAGAGGCAACCTGGAATTATGAACGGGCAACTGAAGTAGCGAAACAACTTGGCAGCATAGATAAGCAACTCATCCCACTTAGAAATTTAGCAGGTGTTTACAGCAATCAGGGAGATTACGCGCAAGCCAAGGCGTATTGTGAGCAGGCTTTGAGGTTGGCTAGGCAAACCAGCGAGCCACGAGAGGAAGCCAAGACGCTCTATACACTGGGGCAATTACACTATAAACACAATCAAGTTCAGTTGAGTATCAACTTTTTACAGCAGGCTCTTGCAGCTTTTCGTCAGTCAGGCGACAAGGTTTCAGAACTCGCTACACTGGCAGATTTGGGCACGGCTTATAGTCATTTAGGTGAACATTCACAGGCGATCGCAGTTTTCCAACAGGCGATCGCGATTGCTCAGGAAAATGGAAATCATCAAGCTCAACTGGATTGCTCGTATCATTTGGCAGAAGCGTACTTTGCAGCAGCCCAATATGTAAGGGCAATCGAAATTTATCAACAGTTGCTCAGCTATGCCCAGACGCAAGGAGATTTACAATTAGAGGCAGGAATGTTGCTCTCTCTCGGTACAAGCTACTCACGCCTCAACCAAGCTGCTCAAGCCTATGAGTGCTATCAAAAAGCACTACCGATTTATCGATCGTTAGGAGAACGTAGAGGTGAAGCGAACTGTTGGAAAAACCTTGCGATGTACTACGCCTCACAGAAGCAATACAATCGAGTTCTTGAAAGCATTCAGCAAGCTTTAGACATTTATCGGGACATTGGCGATCGCCCTTATCAGATTCAATGCCTTGGGGATATAGCTGCAACCTATTTCTCACTCGAACAACCCCAAAATGCCATTGCCCCACTACAGCAGGAATTAACCGTGATTCGGGAAGTGAGTGACCGAAGAGCAGAAATCGATGCTTTAGCTCGTCTGGGCATGGCGCACCTAGGTTTGGGGCAGTTGCAACAAGCCCTACAAGCTCTGCAACAAGCCTTAGAGATCAGCCGTGCAATGGGCGATCGTGAATTTGAGTTTAAGTTGCAAGGGTTAATCACTACATTCAGCAAAGCACAGCAGCAATCTTCAAAGTCCAGGCAAAGGTGGCAATTTTGGAGGTAG
- a CDS encoding transposase, IS1 family (IMG reference gene:2510093697~PFAM: IS1 transposase; Insertion element protein), whose protein sequence is MVLEPVHCPTCNSTNIVKHGKTAEGKQRYKCRNSECTRHSFVLEYSYRGYLPDVKQQICEMALNGSGIRDTARVLRISPTTVIEELKKDRHLEQINRSLLEQLEPTAVTIAKHIEEAEADEMWSFVRCKKQERWLWHAIDHQTGQVLAYVLADHQDQALVELKALLAPFGVQTFYTDGWGAYARLFDEDQHVVGKQNTQKIERKHLTLRTRIKRLARKTICFSKSERLHDIVIGLFINRYEFGRVV, encoded by the coding sequence ATGGTACTCGAACCTGTACACTGTCCCACTTGCAACAGCACTAACATCGTCAAACATGGCAAGACGGCTGAAGGCAAACAACGATATAAATGTCGGAATTCCGAATGCACTCGCCATAGCTTTGTTCTGGAGTATTCCTACCGAGGTTACTTACCTGATGTGAAACAACAGATTTGTGAGATGGCACTCAATGGCAGCGGAATTCGCGATACTGCACGAGTACTCAGAATTAGTCCGACTACTGTCATTGAAGAATTAAAAAAAGATCGTCATCTTGAACAGATCAATCGATCATTGTTGGAACAACTGGAGCCAACAGCTGTGACCATTGCCAAACACATCGAAGAAGCCGAAGCAGACGAGATGTGGAGCTTTGTCCGGTGTAAAAAACAGGAACGTTGGCTGTGGCATGCCATTGACCATCAGACGGGGCAGGTATTGGCGTATGTGCTGGCAGACCATCAAGACCAAGCGTTGGTCGAGTTAAAAGCATTGTTAGCACCGTTTGGGGTTCAAACCTTTTATACCGATGGATGGGGAGCCTATGCTCGCTTGTTCGATGAAGACCAGCATGTGGTTGGTAAACAGAATACACAGAAAATTGAGCGCAAGCATTTGACGTTACGAACCCGAATTAAGCGATTAGCTCGCAAGACGATCTGCTTCTCCAAGTCCGAACGGCTACATGACATTGTGATTGGGTTGTTCATCAATCGCTATGAATTTGGACGGGTAGTTTGA
- a CDS encoding hypothetical protein (IMG reference gene:2510093708) encodes MDISRTVYSTVATERSRTLQQGLEHYYRANPTFIQNQDLWVGSFRVPWHDLLRHDVMHVVTGYSTDLDQELQLIGFLLTALTWKRPWYYYAQSFIVFLELLWQSIHGKAWGSHYLNPLQVCQFYFKGVRQGLTVRKKINAYLDPQTMMTRDLEGLRQEYGIQNAGAWDK; translated from the coding sequence ATGGACATTTCAAGAACCGTCTACTCGACCGTAGCAACCGAGCGATCGCGAACTCTTCAACAAGGCTTGGAACACTATTACCGAGCTAATCCCACCTTTATCCAAAATCAGGACCTATGGGTGGGCAGTTTCCGAGTCCCCTGGCATGATCTACTGCGGCACGATGTGATGCATGTTGTCACTGGCTACAGTACCGATTTAGACCAGGAACTTCAGCTCATCGGCTTTTTGCTAACGGCTTTGACCTGGAAACGCCCCTGGTATTACTACGCTCAGAGCTTTATTGTCTTCCTAGAACTGCTATGGCAGTCCATTCATGGAAAAGCCTGGGGATCTCACTATCTAAATCCATTGCAAGTGTGCCAGTTTTATTTCAAGGGAGTTCGACAAGGACTGACTGTTCGAAAGAAGATCAATGCCTATCTCGATCCACAAACAATGATGACGCGAGACCTAGAAGGGCTTCGTCAAGAATATGGCATCCAAAATGCTGGAGCCTGGGATAAGTAA
- a CDS encoding hypothetical protein (IMG reference gene:2510093701~PFAM: Protein of unknown function (DUF433)): MKLDRITSNPNRMNGQPCIRNLRLTVRRVIELLATYPDKGELRQEFPELEDEDIRQALIFVSSYLDDRIIELPNRYETVA, from the coding sequence ATGAAACTTGATCGCATCACTAGCAATCCTAATCGCATGAACGGACAGCCCTGTATTCGTAATCTCCGGCTTACGGTTCGTCGCGTTATTGAATTACTAGCAACTTACCCTGACAAAGGAGAACTACGCCAAGAATTTCCCGAATTAGAGGATGAAGACATTCGACAAGCCCTAATTTTTGTTTCTTCCTACTTAGACGATCGCATCATCGAGTTACCAAATCGCTATGAAACTGTTGCTTGA
- a CDS encoding TIGR03643 family protein (IMG reference gene:2510093696~PFAM: Protein of unknown function (DUF2805)~TIGRFAM: TIGR03643 family protein), with amino-acid sequence MQTPDLDNQTIDRIIEMAWEDRTPFEAIEAQFGLQEKQVIAVMRCFMSVSSFKMWRKRVTGRKTKHLQRRDFNTGCFKSKNQKD; translated from the coding sequence ATGCAAACTCCCGACCTGGATAATCAGACGATTGACCGCATTATTGAGATGGCATGGGAAGACCGAACCCCCTTTGAGGCGATCGAAGCGCAATTTGGTCTACAGGAAAAGCAGGTCATTGCAGTGATGAGGTGCTTTATGAGTGTCTCAAGCTTTAAGATGTGGCGCAAGCGAGTCACTGGACGTAAGACCAAACATCTCCAGAGAAGAGATTTCAATACAGGTTGCTTTAAGTCGAAGAACCAGAAAGACTAG
- a CDS encoding hypothetical protein (IMG reference gene:2510093706) codes for MTQETTLTRPQPEQVPYIPKPRDRRDPNAWDALYLDQAIPVDPVAKAYMIRDLQNWTRKFLLLPIRAIANVLLAVILVVKRLLPFQFSHYKLMHRMAVWFLNHFVTPEACYLIVRHICLGSNIVNFLIDNGPDPAIEKSKLYPRTVHDLAENAFLEHDLILYNFVLDYNEAQRNNPNWVQQVRKQGLNFTSIQPIDIHIDVSQRGWLQVLDLESAIELFKIIYSFWLTCDEFERAVLSLEFDENFGCYVSAITGDYNWNHVITNRHPLAPESPFEAARNLLLHGIITEYLHRYLELHQCSNN; via the coding sequence ATGACTCAAGAAACTACACTTACCCGTCCTCAACCTGAGCAGGTTCCTTACATACCAAAACCGCGCGATCGCCGAGATCCCAACGCCTGGGATGCATTGTATCTAGATCAGGCAATTCCTGTTGATCCAGTAGCAAAGGCATACATGATTCGAGATTTGCAGAACTGGACACGCAAATTTCTATTGTTGCCGATTCGAGCGATCGCAAATGTGTTACTGGCAGTAATTTTGGTTGTCAAACGCCTACTACCATTTCAGTTCAGCCACTATAAACTTATGCATCGCATGGCAGTTTGGTTTCTTAATCATTTTGTCACCCCAGAGGCTTGCTACCTAATTGTGCGGCATATTTGTCTTGGTTCTAATATTGTTAATTTCCTGATTGACAATGGTCCAGACCCAGCAATTGAGAAATCAAAGCTTTATCCTCGCACTGTGCATGATTTAGCAGAAAATGCTTTCCTGGAGCATGATTTGATTCTTTATAACTTTGTACTGGACTATAACGAGGCTCAGAGAAATAACCCTAATTGGGTACAGCAAGTTCGTAAGCAAGGGCTTAATTTTACTAGCATCCAGCCGATTGATATTCATATCGACGTATCTCAGCGTGGATGGCTGCAAGTCCTGGATCTGGAATCTGCGATTGAATTGTTTAAGATCATCTATTCATTCTGGCTAACCTGTGATGAGTTTGAGCGAGCTGTGTTGTCTCTGGAGTTTGATGAGAATTTTGGCTGCTATGTGAGCGCAATTACGGGTGATTATAACTGGAATCATGTAATTACAAATCGTCATCCGCTTGCACCAGAAAGCCCTTTTGAAGCTGCAAGGAATTTGTTATTACATGGCATCATCACTGAATACCTACATCGATATTTGGAATTGCACCAGTGTTCTAACAATTGA
- a CDS encoding 3-oxoacyl-(acyl-carrier-protein) synthase III (IMG reference gene:2510093707~PFAM: 3-Oxoacyl-[acyl-carrier-protein (ACP)] synthase III C terminal): MHAVFITSIGKFLPGEPVDNDHLETYLGKVNGRSSKVKRRILKSNGIQQRYYALDQNQQTTYLNSQMAANAVRDAIYQLDLDPSTIDLLCAGTSWADLLVPGFASMVHGELPELSPIEILTSMGVCCAGVGALKYAVSQIKLGEKQTAIAVASEQPSRLFKHTNFEAETDIQAGGNLGFDSEFLRWMLSDGAGAFVLQNHPNSSGISLKIEWIESISHANAYPVCMYAGTADGTAQKSWMDYSSYVEAAKAGAINLRQNIRLLDDVIKLGVEGWLRLIEAGRVKPDEIDWLLCHYSSHFFRGQIVELLDKAGCLIPEEKWFTNLYTRGNTGCASIYLMLEELFHSGNLQPGQKIFCFVPESGRFTTAYLLLTVVGNAVSKCPGFSSQEAFGLPIADSGLQRSPELSPSIAPRQSSMASPIPSEYLLRQLALVWLEFERKLQSVPIVRKLNRGEFTLDDYKALLRNLRPQVVEGARWIARAASNMTDFRLRSLFIGHAQDEHRDFQMLERNYVAVGGELREILEAEKNVGSEALSAFIFHQASKENPVDLIGSMFIIEGLGNKMAGKWAEQIQQTLGLQKEQISFLGYHAANDESHIGKLDAMIHADWMTLEIAQQIVKTAQVTARLYLLQLEEVR, encoded by the coding sequence ATGCATGCTGTATTTATTACGAGTATTGGCAAGTTTTTGCCAGGTGAGCCTGTTGATAATGATCATCTGGAAACTTATCTTGGTAAGGTGAATGGTCGTTCATCAAAAGTGAAGAGGCGAATTCTAAAGAGTAATGGCATTCAACAACGATACTATGCCTTAGATCAAAATCAGCAGACTACGTATTTGAATAGTCAAATGGCAGCTAATGCTGTGCGAGATGCCATTTATCAGCTTGATTTAGATCCATCAACGATTGATTTATTGTGTGCTGGAACAAGTTGGGCAGATTTGTTAGTTCCAGGTTTTGCCAGTATGGTACATGGCGAATTACCGGAACTTTCTCCAATTGAAATATTGACCAGTATGGGAGTTTGCTGTGCTGGAGTTGGTGCGCTGAAATATGCAGTCTCGCAAATTAAATTAGGAGAAAAGCAGACTGCGATCGCTGTAGCTTCTGAACAACCATCTCGTCTGTTTAAACACACTAACTTTGAAGCTGAAACTGATATTCAAGCTGGAGGAAATTTAGGGTTTGACAGTGAGTTTTTGCGCTGGATGCTTTCTGATGGTGCTGGTGCGTTTGTTTTGCAAAATCATCCAAACTCATCTGGAATCAGCTTAAAAATTGAATGGATTGAATCAATTTCTCATGCAAATGCCTATCCAGTTTGTATGTATGCTGGGACGGCAGATGGAACTGCCCAAAAAAGTTGGATGGATTACTCATCCTACGTGGAAGCAGCCAAAGCTGGAGCAATCAATCTTCGGCAAAATATTCGGTTACTGGATGATGTCATCAAACTAGGGGTAGAAGGCTGGTTACGGCTAATTGAAGCAGGACGAGTTAAACCAGACGAGATTGATTGGTTGCTGTGCCATTATTCTTCCCATTTCTTCCGGGGGCAAATTGTGGAATTGCTTGATAAAGCAGGTTGTCTGATCCCTGAAGAAAAATGGTTTACAAATCTCTACACTCGTGGCAACACAGGCTGTGCCTCTATTTACTTGATGTTGGAAGAGTTATTTCATTCAGGAAACCTGCAGCCAGGGCAAAAAATCTTCTGTTTTGTCCCGGAAAGTGGCAGGTTTACCACTGCGTATCTGCTGTTAACAGTTGTAGGGAATGCTGTTAGCAAATGTCCAGGATTTAGCAGCCAGGAAGCGTTTGGATTGCCGATTGCCGATTCTGGATTGCAACGATCGCCTGAACTGTCACCTTCAATCGCTCCTCGCCAATCTTCAATGGCATCTCCGATTCCCTCTGAATATCTATTGCGTCAGTTAGCGCTGGTGTGGCTAGAGTTTGAGCGGAAGTTGCAATCGGTGCCAATTGTGCGAAAACTAAATCGGGGTGAGTTCACGCTGGATGATTACAAGGCATTATTGCGGAATTTGCGCCCTCAAGTTGTGGAAGGAGCACGATGGATTGCACGAGCTGCATCTAACATGACGGATTTCAGGCTGCGATCGCTGTTTATTGGTCATGCTCAGGATGAACACCGGGATTTTCAAATGTTGGAGCGCAATTACGTGGCTGTAGGAGGTGAGCTGCGTGAGATTCTCGAAGCGGAGAAAAATGTAGGAAGTGAGGCATTGTCAGCGTTTATTTTTCATCAAGCGTCGAAAGAAAATCCAGTGGATCTGATTGGCAGCATGTTCATAATTGAAGGATTGGGAAATAAGATGGCTGGTAAATGGGCAGAGCAAATTCAGCAAACACTGGGTTTACAGAAAGAGCAGATTTCGTTCCTGGGTTATCATGCCGCTAACGATGAATCTCACATTGGTAAGTTGGATGCAATGATTCATGCAGATTGGATGACTTTGGAGATAGCTCAACAAATTGTCAAAACAGCTCAGGTGACTGCCCGCTTGTACCTGTTGCAATTAGAAGAAGTTCGATAA
- a CDS encoding hypothetical protein (IMG reference gene:2510093703), producing the protein MTSKRPKRRTFGALLRTTLREEWGIWLTITILLLATFLFSNQFAAWLEKSAFIKVLDSLSKLGVLIAAIAFLREIPKWEERAEEEAKRRRFEY; encoded by the coding sequence ATGACAAGCAAGCGACCTAAGCGGAGAACTTTTGGAGCGTTACTCCGGACTACTTTACGGGAGGAGTGGGGTATTTGGCTTACGATCACCATTTTGCTCTTAGCCACGTTCCTCTTTTCCAATCAATTTGCTGCTTGGCTTGAAAAATCAGCATTTATCAAAGTTCTTGATTCTCTCAGTAAACTTGGGGTACTGATTGCGGCTATTGCCTTCTTGAGGGAAATCCCAAAGTGGGAAGAGAGAGCAGAGGAAGAGGCAAAGAGAAGGCGTTTTGAGTACTAG